A window from Gemmatimonadaceae bacterium encodes these proteins:
- the acnA gene encoding aconitate hydratase AcnA yields the protein MAHPNSFGSRQTLTVGSASYTIFRLDALRGVAGDNLDRLPFSLRILLENLLRCEDNAFVKRADIEALARWDVRQPQDREIAFRTARVLLQDFTGVPCVVDLAAMRDAIAALGGKPGRINPLQPVDLVIDHSVQVDEYGTEAAFMLNVGLEYERNLERYQFLRWGQTAFDNFRVVPPGTGICHQVNLEYLGRVVFTREEAGETLAYCDSLVGTDSHTTMINGLGVMGWGVGGIEAEAAMLGQPVSMLIPEVVGFKLTGKLPLGATATDLVLTCTEMLRKKKVVGKFVEYYGDGLSSLALADRATIANMAPEYGATMGFFPVDAETLRYLRLSGRSEEHVALVEAYCRAQGLFREDGMAPPVFSDAIELDLSTVVPSLAGPKRPQDRIALTDVKANYNASLKAEKERLTAAVAAKVPGSPAAAMVSEGGLGSVGEHSVDCEHRGQKFALRDGAVVIAAITSCTNTSNPSVMLAAGLLAQKAVARGLQVRPWVKTSLAPGSKVVREYFAKAGVQPALDALGFQIVGYGCTTCIGNSGPLPDSISTAIDHGNLTVAAVLSGNRNFEGRVNPQTRFNYLASPPLVVAYALAGRMDIDFDREPIGVGSAGPVFLREIWPTPKEVEDVVLSSVKREQFQREYADVFAGDAEWQAIRIPTGDRYTWDGNSTYVKHPPYFEGMTMTPPGIVPITGARVLGMFGDSITTDHISPAGSIAEKSPAGQWLLSLGVAKKDFNSYGARRGNHEVMMRGTFANIRLKNDLTPGMEGWWTRTAPGAEPTSFFAASEAYAASKTPLVVIAGKEYGTGSSRDWAAKGTMLLGVRAVIAESFERIHRSNLVGMGVLPLEFVDGATRVSLGLTGFETFTIEGLAEGMAPRARLTVVAKDAAGEKRFPVLSRIDTPEELNYYRHGGILAYVLRQLAK from the coding sequence CGCCTTCCGCACCGCGCGCGTATTGCTGCAGGACTTCACCGGCGTGCCGTGCGTGGTGGACCTCGCGGCCATGCGCGATGCCATCGCCGCCCTGGGCGGCAAGCCGGGCCGCATCAACCCGTTGCAGCCCGTCGACCTCGTGATCGATCACTCGGTTCAGGTGGATGAATACGGGACCGAAGCGGCGTTCATGCTCAACGTTGGGCTCGAATACGAACGCAACCTTGAACGGTATCAGTTCCTGCGCTGGGGTCAGACCGCGTTCGACAACTTCCGCGTGGTTCCGCCGGGCACCGGCATCTGTCACCAGGTGAACCTGGAGTACCTCGGTCGGGTGGTCTTTACCCGCGAGGAGGCGGGCGAGACGCTCGCGTATTGCGACTCGCTGGTCGGCACCGACTCGCACACCACGATGATCAACGGCCTCGGCGTGATGGGCTGGGGCGTCGGCGGCATCGAAGCCGAAGCGGCGATGCTCGGGCAACCCGTGTCGATGCTCATTCCCGAAGTCGTCGGCTTCAAGCTCACCGGCAAGCTTCCGCTTGGGGCCACGGCGACGGACCTCGTGCTGACATGTACCGAGATGCTCCGCAAGAAGAAGGTGGTGGGGAAGTTCGTCGAGTACTACGGCGACGGTCTCTCGTCGCTCGCCCTCGCCGATCGCGCGACGATCGCCAACATGGCCCCCGAATACGGGGCGACCATGGGGTTCTTCCCGGTCGATGCGGAGACGCTCAGGTACCTGCGACTCTCCGGCCGCAGCGAGGAACACGTGGCCCTGGTGGAGGCCTATTGCCGGGCGCAGGGGCTCTTCCGCGAGGACGGCATGGCGCCGCCCGTGTTCTCCGACGCGATCGAGCTCGACCTGTCGACCGTCGTGCCGTCCCTCGCCGGGCCAAAGCGTCCGCAGGACCGCATCGCACTCACCGACGTGAAGGCCAACTACAACGCATCGCTCAAGGCGGAAAAAGAGCGACTCACGGCCGCCGTTGCCGCGAAGGTTCCCGGATCCCCGGCAGCGGCGATGGTGTCGGAGGGCGGGCTGGGTTCCGTCGGCGAACACAGCGTGGATTGCGAGCATCGCGGGCAGAAGTTCGCGCTCAGGGACGGCGCGGTCGTCATCGCCGCCATCACCAGCTGCACGAACACCTCCAACCCCAGTGTCATGCTTGCCGCCGGACTGCTCGCGCAGAAGGCGGTCGCGCGTGGCCTGCAGGTGCGGCCCTGGGTGAAGACCTCCCTCGCCCCCGGATCGAAGGTCGTCCGCGAGTACTTCGCCAAGGCCGGTGTGCAGCCGGCCCTCGATGCGCTCGGCTTCCAGATCGTCGGCTATGGTTGCACCACGTGCATCGGCAACTCCGGCCCGCTTCCCGATTCGATCAGCACCGCGATCGACCACGGCAATCTCACCGTGGCCGCGGTGCTCTCGGGGAACCGCAACTTCGAAGGGCGCGTGAATCCGCAGACGCGGTTCAACTACCTCGCGTCCCCTCCGCTCGTCGTGGCCTACGCGCTGGCCGGTCGGATGGACATCGACTTCGATCGCGAGCCCATCGGCGTCGGCAGTGCCGGCCCGGTATTCCTGCGCGAGATCTGGCCCACGCCAAAGGAGGTCGAAGACGTGGTGCTCAGCTCCGTGAAGCGCGAGCAGTTCCAGCGGGAGTACGCCGACGTCTTTGCCGGCGACGCCGAGTGGCAGGCCATTCGCATCCCGACCGGCGATCGCTACACGTGGGACGGGAACTCTACCTACGTGAAGCATCCGCCCTACTTCGAGGGCATGACGATGACGCCGCCCGGGATCGTGCCGATCACCGGCGCACGCGTCCTCGGCATGTTCGGCGACTCGATCACAACGGACCACATCTCGCCTGCCGGTTCGATCGCCGAGAAGTCGCCGGCGGGGCAGTGGCTGCTCTCGCTCGGCGTCGCAAAGAAGGACTTCAACTCCTATGGCGCGCGACGTGGCAACCACGAGGTGATGATGCGCGGCACCTTCGCCAACATCCGCCTCAAGAACGACCTGACGCCGGGCATGGAGGGTTGGTGGACGCGCACCGCGCCGGGCGCCGAGCCCACGTCGTTCTTTGCGGCGAGCGAGGCCTACGCCGCGTCGAAGACGCCGCTCGTGGTGATCGCCGGCAAGGAGTACGGGACCGGATCGTCCCGTGACTGGGCCGCCAAGGGCACCATGCTCCTGGGCGTGCGTGCCGTGATCGCCGAGTCCTTCGAACGGATCCACCGCTCGAATCTCGTCGGCATGGGCGTCCTTCCGTTGGAGTTCGTGGACGGGGCCACTCGAGTATCGCTTGGCCTCACCGGGTTCGAGACCTTCACGATCGAGGGGCTCGCCGAGGGCATGGCGCCGCGAGCGCGCCTGACCGTCGTCGCGAAGGACGCGGCTGGAGAGAAGCGTTTCCCCGTGCTGTCGCGCATCGATACGCCGGAAGAGCTCAACTACTATCGACACGGCGGCATCCTCGCCTACGTGCTACGGCAGCTCGCGAAATAA
- a CDS encoding peptide ABC transporter substrate-binding protein has protein sequence MDVHRLAPSLVFAALTACGGSADDSAEAGGGTIVFAVAGEPETLVPPSVMSVQARIPVDQIFEPLASPGPEGSTLGDAGFMPRLAASWRWSADSSTIDFSIDPTAHFHDGRRVTANDVKFSHELFVDPAVQSPNASSLPAIDSIVVVDSATVRVWFGDRSPERFFRLAANLLVMPQHLLASVDRTRLPESAFAQAPVGSGPYRFVKWERGATMELAADTTRTRNRALPERLLLRFVPDLNAGARSVAAGESDFIENLRPEGMALVAPDGPARVVEYASPDHGYLLFNTRSNGNRKAAHPILGERALRRALGMAIDRRAVVRNALDSLAVVSTGPFSRASWAADTTIAQIPYAVEAARALLDSLGWRDANGDGIRERHGRPLRFQVTVPSVSATRRQIAVTLQEQLRQVGVDAVIDVAEPAVLAPRLTQGKFDAFIHVWHGDASPSGIVQVWGGRDLAQSANFGWYASATVDSLLDLAGHEATRDRARTFYREAYEVIVQDAPAIFLWEPRTFALVHRRIKFDRLDGSGWWMGIPTWRIPAAERLPRDQVRR, from the coding sequence ATGGACGTTCACCGTCTCGCTCCATCCCTCGTTTTCGCTGCGCTGACCGCGTGCGGCGGATCGGCTGACGACTCCGCTGAGGCGGGTGGCGGCACCATCGTGTTTGCCGTGGCGGGTGAGCCCGAAACCCTCGTGCCGCCGTCGGTAATGTCGGTACAGGCCAGGATCCCCGTCGACCAGATCTTCGAGCCGCTCGCCTCACCCGGGCCCGAGGGCAGTACGCTCGGCGACGCCGGGTTCATGCCCCGTCTGGCGGCCAGTTGGCGCTGGAGCGCCGATTCATCGACCATCGACTTCTCCATCGACCCGACCGCGCACTTTCATGATGGTCGACGCGTCACGGCGAACGACGTGAAGTTCAGTCACGAGTTGTTCGTGGATCCCGCGGTCCAGTCCCCCAACGCGTCCTCGCTGCCCGCGATCGACTCCATCGTCGTGGTCGACTCGGCGACGGTCCGCGTCTGGTTCGGCGATCGTTCGCCGGAACGGTTCTTCAGGTTGGCCGCGAACCTGTTGGTCATGCCGCAGCACCTGCTCGCCTCCGTCGACAGAACCCGCCTTCCCGAGTCCGCGTTTGCGCAGGCCCCGGTCGGGAGCGGTCCGTACCGATTCGTGAAATGGGAGCGCGGTGCGACGATGGAACTCGCGGCCGACACCACACGCACCCGCAACCGTGCGCTGCCCGAGCGCCTGCTACTGCGCTTTGTGCCCGACCTCAATGCCGGAGCACGCAGCGTGGCTGCCGGCGAATCCGACTTCATCGAGAACCTGCGGCCCGAGGGGATGGCCCTGGTGGCACCGGATGGGCCAGCGCGCGTGGTGGAGTACGCGTCACCGGACCACGGCTACCTCCTGTTCAATACGCGCTCGAACGGCAATCGAAAGGCGGCACATCCCATTCTGGGAGAGCGCGCACTGCGGCGCGCGCTCGGCATGGCGATCGACCGGCGCGCGGTGGTCCGTAACGCGCTCGACTCGCTAGCGGTGGTGTCCACCGGGCCATTCTCGCGCGCATCATGGGCAGCGGACACCACGATCGCGCAGATCCCGTATGCGGTCGAGGCCGCGAGGGCGCTCCTGGATTCACTCGGCTGGCGCGATGCCAACGGCGACGGCATCCGGGAACGCCACGGACGGCCCCTGCGCTTCCAGGTGACCGTGCCCTCGGTGAGCGCCACACGTCGCCAGATCGCGGTGACGCTGCAGGAACAGCTCAGGCAGGTGGGTGTCGACGCCGTGATCGATGTCGCGGAGCCGGCGGTGCTCGCTCCTCGCCTCACCCAGGGGAAGTTTGACGCGTTCATCCATGTGTGGCACGGCGATGCGTCGCCATCGGGCATCGTTCAGGTCTGGGGGGGCCGCGACCTGGCGCAGTCGGCAAACTTCGGATGGTATGCGAGCGCCACCGTGGACTCGCTCCTCGACCTCGCTGGCCATGAGGCGACGCGCGATCGCGCGCGCACGTTCTACCGTGAGGCGTACGAGGTCATCGTACAGGACGCCCCGGCGATCTTTCTGTGGGAACCCCGCACATTTGCGCTCGTGCACAGGCGCATCAAGTTCGACCGGCTCGACGGCAGCGGCTGGTGGATGGGCATTCCAACCTGGCGGATCCCAGCCGCCGAACGCCTCCCGCGTGACCAGGTGAGGCGTTAG
- a CDS encoding glycine zipper 2TM domain-containing protein, producing MPQQYLSPIEAGYAQGYGQPGYAASPPGAYQQAVARQPRIYRAPSSGGSTAGRASGPRVVKHTKRDAAIGAVAGAAIGAVTSGKRDRLKGAVIGAAAGAILGGVIGNNVDLSRIPR from the coding sequence ATGCCTCAGCAGTACCTCTCGCCGATCGAAGCGGGCTACGCTCAGGGCTACGGCCAGCCGGGCTATGCCGCGTCGCCGCCCGGCGCGTACCAGCAGGCGGTGGCGCGCCAGCCGCGGATCTATCGCGCGCCGTCGAGCGGTGGCAGCACCGCCGGCCGTGCGAGCGGGCCTCGGGTCGTGAAGCACACCAAGCGCGACGCCGCGATTGGCGCAGTAGCAGGGGCTGCCATCGGTGCCGTGACGTCGGGGAAGCGCGACCGGCTGAAGGGCGCGGTGATCGGCGCCGCGGCCGGCGCGATCCTCGGTGGCGTGATCGGCAACAATGTCGACCTGAGCCGAATCCCCAGGTAG
- a CDS encoding redoxin domain-containing protein has protein sequence MASRRLMHSTVAAALLALAPMVGAAQQAETGPKVGDMAPDFALRGSTRYGILRDQVRLSDYRGNTVVLAFFFKARTRG, from the coding sequence ATGGCGTCACGCAGGTTGATGCATTCGACGGTTGCCGCCGCCCTGCTCGCACTCGCGCCCATGGTGGGCGCTGCGCAGCAGGCGGAGACAGGACCCAAGGTCGGCGACATGGCCCCGGATTTTGCGCTCAGGGGTTCGACGCGCTACGGCATACTTCGCGACCAGGTCAGGCTGTCGGACTATCGCGGCAACACGGTGGTCCTCGCGTTTTTCTTCAAGGCCAGGACGCGTGGTTGA
- a CDS encoding redoxin domain-containing protein, which translates to MEAYRDQYATLFNNGRKVVVIGISVDADTAQYSWARDANFPMLFGSDPDGTVGSLYGAYDAARKTDNRSLYVVGPDGRITFKAQPFRQMAEEAYTELAAAVDKASPKEP; encoded by the coding sequence ATGGAGGCGTACCGTGATCAGTACGCCACGCTGTTCAACAATGGCCGCAAGGTCGTGGTGATCGGGATCAGTGTCGACGCCGACACGGCGCAGTACTCGTGGGCACGCGACGCGAACTTCCCGATGCTCTTTGGCTCGGACCCGGACGGCACCGTCGGCTCCCTGTACGGCGCCTACGACGCGGCCCGGAAGACGGACAACCGCTCGCTCTACGTCGTCGGCCCCGACGGCCGCATCACGTTCAAGGCCCAGCCGTTCCGCCAGATGGCGGAAGAGGCCTACACCGAACTTGCCGCCGCCGTGGACAAGGCCTCACCGAAGGAGCCGTAA
- a CDS encoding DUF4147 domain-containing protein, which produces MLHARPLLEHLLDVALQAADPRRATARVVAELPLRTAPGVIAIGKAAAGMALGALDALAERGLTPTRGVVVSHTGEPATIGGLPHLLGSHPLPDERSRCAAETLAEVAGQARRLDDVLVLVSGGTTSLVAQAIPGSPIEDLRPTFDALLRSGLAIQPMNLLRRRLLRWGAGRLAAALAPAHIHCLIVSDVMGSDLASIGSGPCVRDPATAEDVRAAFVAAAPSLPSSIRDDLGRAIHHASVEPPVPGGARFDRVQTRVILENRHALAAVREAARAARLAVIEEPPADVSGEAADVGVALARSLAAAQRSLGAGERRLWIGGGEPTVTIPAGAQGRGGRCQELALACALEWHALGARSITLLAAGTDGRDGPTDAAGAVVDAHTIDAIRNAGRDPRADLRAHDSGNALDAAGALLLTGPTGTNVNDVVLALIEHPADQP; this is translated from the coding sequence TTGCTGCACGCGCGCCCCCTCCTCGAGCACCTCCTCGACGTCGCCCTGCAGGCGGCCGATCCGCGGCGAGCGACGGCGCGGGTGGTCGCGGAACTCCCGCTCCGCACGGCACCGGGCGTCATCGCCATCGGGAAAGCGGCGGCTGGCATGGCGCTTGGCGCACTCGATGCCCTCGCGGAACGAGGGCTGACACCAACGCGGGGCGTCGTCGTCTCGCACACCGGCGAGCCCGCCACGATCGGCGGACTCCCGCATCTCCTAGGCAGCCACCCGCTGCCTGACGAGCGCTCGCGGTGCGCCGCCGAAACGCTCGCGGAGGTGGCAGGCCAGGCCCGACGACTCGATGACGTGCTCGTGCTCGTGTCCGGCGGCACCACCAGCCTCGTGGCGCAGGCGATCCCGGGGTCGCCGATCGAAGACCTCCGGCCGACGTTCGATGCCTTGCTGCGTTCGGGGCTCGCGATCCAGCCGATGAACCTGCTCCGACGCCGGCTGCTGCGGTGGGGGGCGGGTCGCCTCGCGGCCGCACTGGCGCCAGCACACATCCACTGCCTGATCGTGTCGGATGTGATGGGGAGCGACCTCGCGTCGATCGGATCGGGCCCCTGCGTGCGCGACCCCGCGACCGCGGAGGACGTTCGCGCCGCGTTCGTCGCCGCGGCGCCGTCGCTGCCGTCGTCGATTCGTGACGACCTGGGTCGCGCCATCCACCACGCGTCAGTCGAACCCCCGGTACCGGGCGGGGCGCGGTTCGACCGCGTGCAGACGCGTGTGATTCTCGAGAATCGCCACGCGCTCGCGGCCGTGCGCGAGGCGGCGCGCGCGGCGAGGCTCGCGGTGATCGAGGAGCCGCCGGCCGATGTGAGCGGAGAAGCGGCGGATGTGGGCGTCGCGCTCGCCCGCTCGCTGGCTGCCGCGCAGCGATCGTTAGGCGCCGGCGAGCGCCGGCTCTGGATCGGCGGTGGTGAGCCGACCGTCACCATCCCGGCCGGCGCCCAGGGCCGCGGCGGTCGATGCCAGGAACTCGCGCTGGCGTGTGCGCTCGAGTGGCACGCGCTGGGCGCTCGCAGCATCACGCTGCTCGCCGCAGGCACCGACGGGCGCGATGGCCCCACCGACGCCGCCGGCGCGGTCGTCGATGCGCACACCATCGACGCCATCCGCAACGCGGGACGTGACCCACGCGCGGACCTGCGCGCGCACGACTCGGGCAACGCCCTCGACGCGGCCGGGGCCTTGCTCCTGACCGGCCCCACCGGCACCAACGTCAACGACGTGGTCCTCGCGCTCATCGAGCACCCCGCCGACCAGCCCTGA
- a CDS encoding carbon-nitrogen hydrolase encodes MSRIFKVGIVQETAASPDIAANVARAVSAVRAAHAQGAQVICLQELFNAPYFCQTLDMKWFDLAEPIPGPTTDRMQALAKELAVVLIVPIYEREAAGLYRNSAAVIDADGALLGVYRKMHIPHDPHFEEKYYFAPGDTDGRALAAPGKVKEADGFRVWRTQYANIGVLICWDQWYPEGARLTSLLGADILFYPTAIGWHPREKAEFGEAQVTAWRTIQRAHAIANGVFVASPNRVGFETAAGSDGLEFFGNSTIYDPFGRILAEAGTEPTVLVATCDTARIEDTRRNWPFLRDRRIDAYGGLSSRFLG; translated from the coding sequence ATGTCCAGGATCTTCAAGGTCGGAATCGTCCAGGAAACCGCCGCGTCGCCCGACATCGCGGCCAACGTCGCGCGCGCGGTCTCCGCCGTGCGTGCCGCACACGCACAGGGTGCGCAGGTCATTTGCCTGCAGGAGCTGTTCAATGCGCCCTACTTCTGCCAGACGCTCGACATGAAGTGGTTCGACCTGGCGGAGCCGATCCCCGGGCCCACCACCGATCGCATGCAGGCGCTGGCGAAGGAACTGGCCGTCGTGCTGATCGTGCCCATCTACGAACGCGAGGCCGCGGGTCTCTACCGCAATTCCGCGGCGGTCATCGACGCCGACGGCGCGCTGCTCGGCGTCTATCGCAAGATGCACATCCCCCACGACCCGCATTTCGAGGAGAAGTACTACTTCGCGCCCGGTGACACCGACGGGAGGGCACTGGCCGCGCCCGGCAAGGTCAAGGAAGCGGACGGCTTTCGGGTGTGGCGCACGCAGTACGCCAACATCGGCGTCCTCATCTGCTGGGACCAATGGTACCCGGAGGGCGCCCGACTCACGTCGCTCCTTGGCGCCGACATCCTGTTCTATCCCACCGCCATCGGGTGGCATCCGCGGGAGAAGGCGGAGTTCGGCGAGGCGCAGGTGACGGCGTGGCGCACGATCCAGCGTGCGCATGCGATTGCCAACGGCGTCTTCGTGGCGTCGCCGAATCGCGTGGGCTTCGAGACCGCGGCCGGCAGCGACGGCCTCGAGTTCTTCGGCAACTCCACGATCTACGACCCGTTCGGCCGCATCCTGGCCGAGGCGGGGACGGAACCGACGGTGCTCGTCGCGACGTGCGATACCGCGCGCATCGAGGACACGCGTCGCAACTGGCCGTTCCTCCGCGACCGTCGCATCGACGCGTACGGTGGACTCTCCTCACGGTTCCTTGGCTGA